From the genome of Neisseria sp. oral taxon 014 str. F0314:
TGCAATACTTCGACGGCTTCTCCATCGGTTCCAACGACATGACCCAACTGACCCTCGGCCTCGACCGCGACAGCGGCTTGGTGTCTGAATCGTTCGACGAGCGCAACCCCGCCGTCAAAGTGATGCTGCACCTGGCTATCTCCGCCTGCCGCAAGCAAAACAAATACGTCGGCATCTGCGGCCAAGGTCCGTCGGATCATCCTGACTTTGCCAAATGGCTGGTGGAGGAAGGTATCGAAAGCGTATCGCTGAACCCGGATACCGTTATCGAAACTTGGCTGTATCTGGCTGAGGAATTGGGTAAATAAACAGAGGCCGTCTGAAAAATATAAAACGGCAAACCGCTCTGCCGGAGGAGGCAGGGCGGTTTTATATTTGCCGGAAAATCAGTTTCAGACGGCCTGTTTCATGAAATTCCCTTAAAATTGGTTTACAATGACGCCATTTATGAATCCCGTCGAGAGAACAAAATGTTAGACATCCAACAGCTCCGCAGCCACACCGCAGCCGTCGCCGAACGTTTGGCGCAGCGCGGTTACGAGTTTGATACCGCACGTTTCAATGCCTTGGAAGAGCAGCGCAAAGCCGTCCAAGTGAAAACCGAAGAACTGCAAGCCTCGCGCAACAGTATTTCCAAACAAATCGGCGCATTGAAAGGACAGGGCAAACATGAAGAGGCGCAGGCAGCCATGGATCAAGTCGCCCAAATCAAAACCGATTTGGAGCAGGCGGCCGCCGATTTGGATGCCGTTCAGAAAGAATTGGACGCATGGTTGTTAAGCATTCCCAACCTGCCGCACGAAAGCGTGCCCGCCGGCAAAGACGAAACCGAAAACGTCGAAGTCCGCAAAGTCGGCACGCCGCGCGAATTTGACTTTGAAATCAAAGACCATGTCGATTTGGGCGAACCTTTGGGCTTGGATTTCGAAGGCGGCGCGAAACTGTCCGGCGCACGCTTTACCGTCATGAAAGGTCAAATCGCCCGCCTGCACCGCGCGCTGGCGCAATTCATGCTCGATACGCACACGCTGAAACACGGCTACACCGAGCATTACACACCCTACATCGTAGACGACACCACCCTGCAAGGCACGGGCCAACTGCCTAAATTTGCAGAAGATTTGTTCCATGTTACCCGTGGCGGCGACGAGAGCAAAAAAACGCAATATCTGATTCCGACTGCCGAAGTGACGCTGACCAACACTGTTGCCGACAGCATCGTCGCAGGCAGCGATTTGCCGCTGAAGCTGACCGCCCATTCCCCATGTTTCCGCTCCGAGGCAGGCGCATACGGCAAAGACGTGCGCGGTCTGATTCGCCAACACCAATTCGACAAAGTGGAAATGGTGCAAATCGTTCATCCCGAAAAATCATACGAAGCGCTGGAAGAAATGGTCGGCCATGCCGAAAACATCCTGAAGGCTTTGGAACTGCCCTACCGCGTGATTACCCTGTGTACCGGCGACATGGGCTTCGGTGCGACCAAAACGTATGACTTGGAAGTCTGGGTTCCCGCGCAAAACACCTACCGCGAAATCTCAAGCTGTTCCAACTGCGAAGATTTCCAAGCCCGCCGCATGAAGGCTCGTTTCAAAGACGAAAACGGCAAAAACCGCTTGGTACATACTTTGAACGGCTCCGGCTTGGCAGTCGGTCGCACTTTGGTTGCGGTTTTGGAAAACCATCAAAACGCCGACGGCAGCATCAATATTCCCGCCGCTTTGCAGCCTTATATGGGCGGGGTTGCCAAACTGGAAGCGAATTAATCTTTTTGCTAAAGAAGAGGCCGTCTGAAACGAGTTTTCAGACGGCCTCTAAAGTTATATCGGCAATCAAACCGGATTATTTGGTTTTTTCGGCCTTTCCTGCTTTTGCTTCTTCTTTAGCGAAATATTTTGCGTAGATTTTGTCGTATTCGCCGCTTTCGCGTACTTTTTTCAGGGCATCGTTCAGCATTTTGACGGCTGCTTCGTCACCTTTGCGCACCGCGATGCCGTAGTTTTCAACGGAAAAATCGGGCAGGGTGATGAAATCCAGACCTTTGGTCGGATTGTTTTTCACATAGTTGGCGATGACGGCGCTGTCGCTGACCACGGAATCCAGTCCTCCGTTTTCCAGCTCTTTGATAATCAGCGGTACGGTTTCAAAGCGGGAGATTTTCGGATTGTCGCTGCCCAAGAGTTTGGAAACGGAGAAGTCGCCCGTTTGGCCGGTTACGACGCCGACTTTGGCCATGTTTTTCAGATCGTCGGAAGAAGCGACTTTTTTACCTTTCGGAACCAATACGACTTGCGTGATTTCAAAATAAGGGTCGCTGAAATCCATGGATTGTTTGCGCTCGTCAGTGATGGTTACGCCGGATATGACGATGTCGATGTCGCCGTTGCCGAGCGACGGGAACAGGCTTTCCCAAGGCTGGTGTTTGAATTCCACTTTGAAGTTGCCGGCCTTGGCCATCGCATTCATCAAATCGACGTCGAAGCCTTCCACATTGCCTTCCGATGTTTGCGATTCGAACGGCGCAAATTCGGCATTCATGCCGACGCGGTAAACTTTGTAGGGATTGGCTGCCGACGAATTTTTATTTTGCCCGCCGCAGGCACCGAGTGCCAATGCGGAACAGGCCACGGCGGCGATAATCCATTTTTTCATGTTCATGGGGATTCCTTAAGTCTTTTGTTGGTAGAGACGGTCGTTTAGTTTAGCATAAGTTTACATTAAATGCGGCGGGATTGTTATGAAATGAATATTGTCCCGTTTCTCCGGCGGATTAGCGTTCTTTTTCGCGGAAGAAGGCATAAGTTACGTCATGGAATAAATCGATATGCGGGCTGTCTTCGTAGTTCAGTTCGTCCAAGGCGTCCTCGAAGGCCAGTTGGATGGACTCGACGGCATCTTGCGCGGTTTCGGGGGGAAGGGCGCGGATAAGCCCTTTGATAGCGGTTGCGAGGACATGGTTCTGCATACGCAAAACGTCATTGGCTTCTTCCAGATATTCGAGGCGTTGTTCGATGCTGCTCATGATAGTTCTTTCGGAATCTGTTAAAATACCGCGCTATTATATAGCAAACCGCTGGGTCGGTTTGCGCAACGGAACAACCGACAGGCACATGATAAATGGAAACGAATACCCCCAAGCAGGAACAGCCGGAAGAATCGTTTGACTGGGAAAGCCGTTTGGAAAAACTGCGTCAAACCCGTCAGATAAACGCCCCCTATACCCATGCACCGCTGATTAAAGAATCGGCGCGCGAGAAACCGGTCGAAACCGAAACGTACAAACTCGATGCCGGAACGCGCGACAAGGTATTAATGGAATATCTGGAGCAATGGCAGCGCGAACACAATGCCGAATTGGAAGAAACCGAACAGGTGGAAACCGACACCATGGTTTTGTTGCAGGAAAACTGGCTGAGTGCGCAGTCGTCGTTGCAGATGAAAGCGTCGGACAAACAAATCGACAGCACCCGTACAGTGTGGCTGAATCCGAAGCATCAAAAAGTGGAGTTTGCCGCTCCCGAGCAAAGCGATCGGCCTTCTTCAGGAGGGCAGCAGGAAGGCGCGGCGGCCGAGAGCGGAGTTTCAGACGGCCTCGCGGCGGAAGAGGGGCCGCGCATCGCGGTCAACATTAACGTATTGAACCCGCAGGCAGTCAATCGCAAGGAAGTGTTCTGCCTTTCCGAAAAAGACCTGACCGAGCGGCTGATTGAACGGATGCGGCCGCATGTGGCCGATGCCGTCAACGGCATGATACGCGTCGCGGTGCAGAAACAGATGGCGCTCTTTACCTACCAGCTCCAGCAGACGCTTAACGAACAGGCGCCGCAGTTGGTGGAGGAAGTGTTGGAGTACAACATTAAAAAAGTGCTGACCGATCTGAAATACGAGATGAAATACAAACGTTGATGCGAAACGGAAACACAGCAGCGGCAAGCTGCTGTTGTTTTTTATCCGGATTGTCGTTTTATCGAAAGGTTTGATTGGAAGACAAAACATGAAAAGATGGGTGTGGATTATCGTTGCCGCACTGGCCGTATTCGGCTACCGGCAATTTCAGCAGCATGAGGCGGGGCAGGGCCGCAGCGTTATCGAGAGGCCGTCTGAAAAGCGTTCGGCCGACGTCAAGTCAGGGCAGGGCAGCGCCGAACAGGTTTTGCGGCAGGCTTTTGAAGCCGGACGCGGCGACATTCAGATCGAGGGCCGGGGCGTAGTCGTCAAAACCCTGCCTGATGACGAAAAAGGTTCGCGCCACCAACGGTTTATCCTGAAGCTGTCCGGCGGGCAGACGCTTTTGGTGGCGCACAATATCGACTTGGCCGACAAAATCAAAGGCTTGAAAAAAGGTGATACGGTTGGCTTTTACGGCGAATACGAATGGTCCAAGCAGGGCGGCGTTATCCATTGGACGCACCGCGATCCAGCCGGACGCCATGCCGACGGCTGGTTGAAGCATAACGGCAGGATTTACTGGTAAAAGTTGCTTCCAAAACGAACAAACCCAAAGGCCGTCTGAAAACCATTTTTCAGACGGCCTTTGGGTTTAAAACGCCCGTTTATTTTGCTGCGGAAGCGGTGGAAGCGGCTTCGGCTTTCGCGCCGGCTGCTGCATTCTCACCCCAAGCGGCAGGGTATTTGTAACCTTCGAAGCGTTTGCGTGCGTAGGTTTTAAACTCGTCGGAGTTGTAGGCTTCGGTTACGTCTTTGAGCCATTGGCTGTCTTTGTCGGCGGTTTTGACGGCTGCCCAGTTGACGTAGGCGAAGCTCGGTTCTTGGAACAGGGCTTCGGTCAGCTTCATGCCGCTGCTCATGGCGTAGTTGCCGTTAACTACGGCGAAATCGACGTCGGCGCGGCTGCGCGGCAGTTGTGCGGCTTCAAGTTCTACGATTTTGATGTTTTTCGGATTTTCGGCGATGTCGGCTTTGGAAGCAGTCAGCGGATTAACACCGTCTTTCAACTTAACCCAGCCCAATTCGTTCAACATGACCAGCGCGCGGGCGAAGTTGGACGGGTCGTTAGGCGCGGAAACGCTGCTGCCGTCTTTGACTTCGTCCAGCGATTTCAGTTTGCCCGGATACAGGCCCAAAGGCGCAGTCGGCACTTGGAAGGCTTCGGTGATGTCTAATTTGTGTTCTTTTTTGAAGTCGTCCAGATAAGGTTTGTGCTGGAAAATATTGATGTCCAGTTCGCCTTCTGCCAAAGCGAGGTTGGGGCGGACGTAGTCGGTGAATTCGACCAATTTGACGGTATAGCCTTTTTTCTCCAGCGCAGGTTGGATTTGGTCTTTGACCATGTCGCCGAAGTCGCCGACGGTCGTGCCGAAGACGATTTCTTTTTTCGCCGCGCCGTTGTCGGCGGCCGGCGATGCGGCGGATGCGGCAGCAGGCGCGCTGTCTTTCTGACCGCCGCAGGCTGCCAGTACCACGGCGAGCGCGGCGGCGGAAAGGGTTTTGAAGAAGGTGGTTGTCTGCATGTTTTACTCCTGGTGAGTGTTAAGTCGATTTTTCAGACGGCCTCTGCCGTCGGGACAGGTGGAATTTTAAATCCATTTATGGGAAACGGGACGGTTTTTTATGGTGAGGTACAGGCCTTTGGCGGAACGGTAACACAGCCAGATTAATCCCGCTTCAATCATCAGGGATGAAACGGACGTAACCAAATCCGCCGTAAGGACGAACGCGTCTTCATTGACGCCCGTTGCATCCGTTAGGATAAATGCTGCAATAATGTCTATTAAAATAAAAACGGCCATGACTGCGAGACACAGCAAAATAAAGAAGCACATATCGCCCAGCAGCATTTTGCCGTTGTGCGCTTTGATGCCCGCCGCCGAGTTTTTTAATTTGTACAGGCTGGCGAGTTGGGCAATCAGCATACCGAGACTCAGGCCGATGTACAACATGTCCGGCATCTCTTCAGGTTCGATATAGCTCCAAAGAGTACCGCCGATATTGATTAAATAATTGGCAATCAAAATTGGTCCGGCGTATTTCATTCCGTATCTTTTCATTCAAAAGGCCGTCTGAAATTTCATCAGGCGTATTTTTCAGACGGCATTTTTGTGTTTGGTTTCTAACGTTTGTCCAATTTCCGCGCCAACGCGTTGCCGGTGCTTTGAATCAGGATAACGAGCAGCACGAGGAGGGCGACGATGAAGATGATGACTTCGGTTTGATAGCGGTAGTAGCCGTAGCGGATGGCGAGGTCGCCCAAGCCGCCGCCGCCTATCATGCCTGCCGCCGCGCTGTATGAGAGCAGGCCGATGGCGAGGACGGTGATGCTGGAAACCATGCCTGCGCGGGCTTCGTTCAAGAGGACTTTGCGGACGATGGCAAGCGGCGAGGCGCCCATGGCGGTGGCGGCTTCAATCACGCCTTTGGGGACTTCGCGCAGGTTTTGTTCCACTAAGCGGGCGAAGTAAAACAGGCCGGACACGCTCAATACCAGCGAGGCGGCAATCGGGCCGATAGTGCTGCCGACGATGGCGCGGGTGGCGGGTATCATGGCAATCATCAGGATGACGAAGGGGAAGGCGCGCATCAGGTTGACTAAGTTGTCGAGCAGGAAATTCACCGGTTTGTTGTAATGCAGTTGGCGGCTGGAAGTTACGAAAAGCAAGACGCCCAAGAGCGTGCCGAAAATGACGGCAATCGTGGTGGACAGTCCGACCATAACAAAGGTTTCGCCCAAAGCGCGGACGATTTCGTCTTTCATGCCGACGATGGTGGAAACGGCTTGTTCGAATGTTAAGTCTGCCATATCAGTCCTCCCGAATCAGTTCGCGCCCGATTTCGGATTGGGCGTGGATTTGGTTGCCGCGTACTTCGACGATTTCCACTACTTTGCCTTTATCCAAGAGGGCGGCGCGGTCGCACAGGCGGCGGATGACGCTCATTTCGTGGGTTACGATGACGATGGTGACGTTGAAGCGTTTGTTGATGTCTTCCAAACATTCCAAGACGCTGCGCGTGGTGGCGGGGTCGAGGGCGGAAGTGGGTTCGTCGGCGAGGATGACTTGGGGTTTGGGCGCGAGTGCGCGTGCAATGCCGACGCGCTGTTTTTGTCCACCGGAAAGCTGGGCGGGGTAGTGGTCGGCGCGTTCGGTCAAGCCGACGATTTCAAGGCATTCTTTGACGCGTTCTTTGATTTTTTCAGACGACCATCCGGCGATTTCCAAAGGAAAGGCAACATTGTCGGCGACGGTACGGTTGCTCAAAAGATTGAAC
Proteins encoded in this window:
- a CDS encoding methionine ABC transporter ATP-binding protein; translation: MIILDNVSKHYQTRDKTRFAAVEPTSLEIQDGEIFGLMGYSGAGKSTLLRLINLLERPDSGKVNVCGQELTALDAAALRQARQNIGMVFQQFNLLSNRTVADNVAFPLEIAGWSSEKIKERVKECLEIVGLTERADHYPAQLSGGQKQRVGIARALAPKPQVILADEPTSALDPATTRSVLECLEDINKRFNVTIVIVTHEMSVIRRLCDRAALLDKGKVVEIVEVRGNQIHAQSEIGRELIRED
- a CDS encoding basic amino acid ABC transporter substrate-binding protein; amino-acid sequence: MNMKKWIIAAVACSALALGACGGQNKNSSAANPYKVYRVGMNAEFAPFESQTSEGNVEGFDVDLMNAMAKAGNFKVEFKHQPWESLFPSLGNGDIDIVISGVTITDERKQSMDFSDPYFEITQVVLVPKGKKVASSDDLKNMAKVGVVTGQTGDFSVSKLLGSDNPKISRFETVPLIIKELENGGLDSVVSDSAVIANYVKNNPTKGLDFITLPDFSVENYGIAVRKGDEAAVKMLNDALKKVRESGEYDKIYAKYFAKEEAKAGKAEKTK
- a CDS encoding methionine ABC transporter permease: MADLTFEQAVSTIVGMKDEIVRALGETFVMVGLSTTIAVIFGTLLGVLLFVTSSRQLHYNKPVNFLLDNLVNLMRAFPFVILMIAMIPATRAIVGSTIGPIAASLVLSVSGLFYFARLVEQNLREVPKGVIEAATAMGASPLAIVRKVLLNEARAGMVSSITVLAIGLLSYSAAAGMIGGGGLGDLAIRYGYYRYQTEVIIFIVALLVLLVILIQSTGNALARKLDKR
- a CDS encoding DUF3465 domain-containing protein; translated protein: MKRWVWIIVAALAVFGYRQFQQHEAGQGRSVIERPSEKRSADVKSGQGSAEQVLRQAFEAGRGDIQIEGRGVVVKTLPDDEKGSRHQRFILKLSGGQTLLVAHNIDLADKIKGLKKGDTVGFYGEYEWSKQGGVIHWTHRDPAGRHADGWLKHNGRIYW
- a CDS encoding MetQ/NlpA family ABC transporter substrate-binding protein; the protein is MQTTTFFKTLSAAALAVVLAACGGQKDSAPAAASAASPAADNGAAKKEIVFGTTVGDFGDMVKDQIQPALEKKGYTVKLVEFTDYVRPNLALAEGELDINIFQHKPYLDDFKKEHKLDITEAFQVPTAPLGLYPGKLKSLDEVKDGSSVSAPNDPSNFARALVMLNELGWVKLKDGVNPLTASKADIAENPKNIKIVELEAAQLPRSRADVDFAVVNGNYAMSSGMKLTEALFQEPSFAYVNWAAVKTADKDSQWLKDVTEAYNSDEFKTYARKRFEGYKYPAAWGENAAAGAKAEAASTASAAK
- the serS gene encoding serine--tRNA ligase — its product is MLDIQQLRSHTAAVAERLAQRGYEFDTARFNALEEQRKAVQVKTEELQASRNSISKQIGALKGQGKHEEAQAAMDQVAQIKTDLEQAAADLDAVQKELDAWLLSIPNLPHESVPAGKDETENVEVRKVGTPREFDFEIKDHVDLGEPLGLDFEGGAKLSGARFTVMKGQIARLHRALAQFMLDTHTLKHGYTEHYTPYIVDDTTLQGTGQLPKFAEDLFHVTRGGDESKKTQYLIPTAEVTLTNTVADSIVAGSDLPLKLTAHSPCFRSEAGAYGKDVRGLIRQHQFDKVEMVQIVHPEKSYEALEEMVGHAENILKALELPYRVITLCTGDMGFGATKTYDLEVWVPAQNTYREISSCSNCEDFQARRMKARFKDENGKNRLVHTLNGSGLAVGRTLVAVLENHQNADGSINIPAALQPYMGGVAKLEAN